One genomic region from Ammospiza caudacuta isolate bAmmCau1 chromosome 1, bAmmCau1.pri, whole genome shotgun sequence encodes:
- the RAB18 gene encoding ras-related protein Rab-18, translated as MDEDVLTTLKILIIGESGVGKSSLLLRFTDDTFDPELAATIGVDFKVKTISVDGNKAKLAIWDTAGQERFRTLTPSYYRGAQGVILVYDVTRRDTFVKLDNWLNELETYCTRNDIVQMLVGNKIDKENREVDRNEGLKFARKHSMLFIEASAKTCDGVQCAFEELVEKIIQTPGLWESESQNRGVKLSNKEEGYGGGGACGGYCSML; from the exons ATGGACGAGGACGTGCTGACCACCCTCAAGATCCTCATCATCGGCGAGAGCGGCGTCGGCAAGTCCAG TCTTCTGCTGCGGTTCACAGATGATACATTTGACCCAGAACTTGCAGCAACAATTG GTGTGGACTTCAAGGTGAAAACTATTTCAGTTGATGGAAACAAAGCTAAACTGGCAATATGG GATACCGCAGGTCAGGAGCGGTTCAGAACATTAACCCCCAGTTACTACAGAGGTGCACAAGGTGTTATCCTAG TTTATGATGTCACAAGAAGAGATACTTTTGTCAAGCTGGATAACTGGTTAAATGAATTGGAAACTTACTGCACAAGGAATGACATAGTGCAAATGTTAGTTGGAAACAAGATTGATAAG GAAAACCGTGAAGTTGACAGAAATGAAGGCCTCAAATTTGCAAGAAAACATTCCATGCTGTTCATAG AGGCAAGTGCAAAAACATGTGATGGTGTGCAGTGTGCCTTTGAAGAACTTGTTGAAAAAATCATTCAGACTCCTGGACTGTGGGAAAGTGAAAGCCAAAACAGAGGTGTAAAGTTATCAAACAAGGAAGAAGGatatggaggaggaggagcatgTGGTGGATATTGTTCTATGTTATAA